The genomic region TATCTTCAATGCGCACCAATTCCGGAATCTCGAAGCGGCCTTCCTCAAAGACGTAGAGCAGATCATTGGGTAGGTCGATGTCGCTCTTGTCAATCTCATCCACAATCAAGATTCTCGGCTTCTTCGACGGCAGTAGGGCAGTCCCCAAGGGCCCCAAGCGGATATATCGACCGATGTTCTCAAAGCGCTTATCCTCATTTGGCTCTTGCTTGCTGGCATCCTGCAAACGAGCGATCGCATCATAAAGATATAGACCATCCTTAAGAGTGGTTCGTGTGGTAACGGGCCAGTACAAGACTTCGCCTAGATCTAGCTCACGGGCGATCGCGTAGGCGAGGGATGTTTTACCGCTACCCGGCTTCCCCGTTACCAGCAGCGGCCGCCGTAGGTAGAGAGCTGCATTCACCAATTCAATTTCATTGGGCTCGGCTTGGAAGGTCTTGCCCCGTTCTTCTTGGCGGCGATCGGCCTGTCGCCAGGTGGGCGGTGGTGGTAGATTGTCCAATGCGTCGGGATTGGGCTCACCGCTGCCGGTGAAAATAGGGCAGAAAAGGTTTGGATTGGGGGTTGGAGGTTGTGGATCGCTCATGGCTGCAAGGGGTTTAACACATCTCTGGATCGATCTGCGCCATCATCGTAGGCGG from Candidatus Obscuribacterales bacterium harbors:
- a CDS encoding MoxR family ATPase, with the protein product MSDPQPPTPNPNLFCPIFTGSGEPNPDALDNLPPPPTWRQADRRQEERGKTFQAEPNEIELVNAALYLRRPLLVTGKPGSGKTSLAYAIARELDLGEVLYWPVTTRTTLKDGLYLYDAIARLQDASKQEPNEDKRFENIGRYIRLGPLGTALLPSKKPRILIVDEIDKSDIDLPNDLLYVFEEGRFEIPELVRIED